A genomic stretch from Penicillium digitatum chromosome 4, complete sequence includes:
- a CDS encoding Amidohydrolase family protein, whose product MTTVTKIDVHHHFYPPALRQALDRAGGDPSGWYTPPWTLELDQDMTRRMKVTTTILSVTAPGPGIEPDVTKAAALARSCNDSAAAIRDAQPRQYGFFASVPSLFDTAAVLTEIDYAFTTLRADGVTLFTRYGKGPNYLGHAAFRPIWADLSRRGAVVFIHPTHPVDTQLVNTWLPQPMFDYPHETGRAAMDLLTSGILQDYPGCKIILSHAGGTLPYLIHRAATMLPLMPRTLGLSTEELVEAARTFYFDTAISSNPVTLKALFEFAAPGHVLFGSDFPNAPHGAIQRFTDFLEGYELPEDTRRQVDSGAALELFPRLKRIWDKTRR is encoded by the exons TGCGCCAAG CCCTTGACCGTGCGGGAGGTGATCCTTCGGGGTGGTACACTCCTCCATGGACGCTGGAGCTAGACCAGGATATGACACGACGGATGAAGGTGACCACGACCATTCTTTCCGTCACTGCACCGGGGCCAGGGATCGAGCCCGATGTTACCAAAGCTGCCGCCCTGGCACGCAGCTGTAATGACTCTGCCGCTGCTATTCGGGATGCCCAGCCACGACAGTATGGCTTCTTCGCCTCTGTTCCCTCCCTGTTCGATACAGCGGCCGTCCTGACGGAAATTGACTACGCCTTTACTACTCTCCGTGCAGATGGGGTCACGCTGTTCACCCGCTACGGCAAAGGCCCCAACTACCTGGGACACGCAGCCTTTCGACCTATCTGGGCTGATCTCAGCCGTCGCGGTGCCGTGGTCTTCATCCACCCAACCCATCCGGTTGATACACAGCTCGTCAACACATGGTTACCGCAACCCATGTTTGATTATCCTCATGAGACTGGCCGAGCGGCCATGGATCTGCTGACCAGTGGCATTTTGCAAGATTATCCGGGATGCAAGATCATTCTCTCTCACGCAGGCGGGACCCTCCCGTATCTCATCCATCGAGCAGCTACCATGCTTCCCTTGATGCCACGCACGCTCGGCCTATCCACTGAAGAGCTGGTGGAGGCGGCTCGGACATTCTACTTCGACACGGCCATCTCGTCAAACCCGGTCACGTTGAAGGCGCTGTTTGAGTTTGCTGCGCCTGGCCATGTGCTCTTTGGTAGTGACTTTCCCAATGCGCCGCATGGCGCAATTCAACGTTTCACGGATTTTCTGGAGGGATATGAGCTACCCGAGGACACCAGGCGACAGGTAGATAGTGGCGCGGCATTGGAGTTGTTTCCGCGTTTGAAGAGAATTTGGGATAAGACGAGACGCTGA